A single Cottoperca gobio chromosome 7, fCotGob3.1, whole genome shotgun sequence DNA region contains:
- the klhl17 gene encoding kelch-like protein 17 isoform X2 → MGTITETMVTMIAQDTCHNPSRSTKLSQLRSRQEPATATSGTMMEGGMQLLNRDGHSISHNSKRHYHDSFVSMNRMRQRGLLCDIVLHVSNKEIKAHKVVLASCSPYFHAMFTNEMSESRQTHVTLHDIDCQALEQLVQYSYTAEIVVGEGNVQTLLPAASLLQLNGVRDACCKFLLSQLDPSNCLGIRGFADTHSCSDLLKSAHKYVLQHFVEVSKTEEFMLLPLKQVLDLISSDNLNVPSEEEVYRAVLSWVKHDIDGRRQHVPWLMKCVRLPLLRRDFLMSNVDTELLVRHHSECKDLLIEALKYHLMPEQRGVLSNSRTRPRRCEGASPVLFAVGGGSLFAIHGDCEAYDTRTDRWHMVASMSTRRARVGVAAIGNRLYAVGGYDGTSDLATVESYDPITNSWQPEVSMGTRRSCLGVAVLHGLLYAAGGYDGASCLNSAERYDPLTSTWTSIAAMSTRRRYVRVATLDSSLYAVGGYDSSSHLATVEKYDPQSNTWTAIANMLSRRSSAGVAVLDGMLYVAGGNDGTSCLNSVERFNPKANTWEGVAPMNIRRSTHDLVAMDGWLYAVGGNDGSSSLNSIEKYNPRSNKWVAASCMFTRRSSVGVAVLELLNFPPPSSPTLSVSSTSL, encoded by the exons ATGGGCACTATAACAGAAACAATGGTTACAATGATTGCTCAGGACACCTGTCATAATCCCAGCAGATCAACTAAACTCTCGCAG TTGCGGTCCAGGCAAGAGCCAGCGACCGCCACATCAGGCACGATGATGGAGGGGGGCATGCAGCTGCTCAACCGCGATGGCCACAGCATCTCGCACAACTCGAAGCGTCACTACCACGACTCCTTCGTGTCCATGAACCGGATGCGACAGCGCGGCCTGCTGTGTGACATTGTGCTCCATGTCTCCAACAAAGAAATCAAGGCACACAAAGTGGTGCTGGCATCCTGCAGCCCCTACTTCCACGCTATGTTTACCA ATGAGATGTCGGAGAGTCGGCAGACCCATGTGACCCTCCATGACATCGACTGTCAGGCTTTGGAGCAGCTGGTCCAGTACAGCTACACAGCAGAGATTGTGGTCGGGGAAGGCAACGTGCAG ACGTTGCTCCCAGCAGCCAGCCTGCTGCAGCTCAACGGGGTGCGGGACGCCTGCTGCAAGTTCCTCCTCAGCCAGCTGGACCCCTCTAACTGCCTGGGTATCCGAGGCTTCGCTGACACGCACTCCTGCAGCGACCTGCTCAAGTCGGCACACAAGTACGTCCTGCAGCACTTTGTGGAGGTTTCCAAGACAGAGGAGTTCATGCTGCTGCCGCTGAAACAG GTCCTGGATTTGATCTCCAGTGACAATCTCAACGTGCCATCTGAAGAGGAAGTTTACCGGGCTGTGTTGAGCTGGGTGAAACATGATATAGATGGACGCAGGCAACATGTACCTTGG CTGATGAAGTGTGTGCGGCTGCCCCTGCTGAGGCGAGACTTTCTGATGAGCAACgtggacacagagctgctggtgcGACACCACTCGGAGTGCAAGGACCTCCTGATCGAGGCTCTCAAGTACCACCTAATGCCTGAGCAGAGGGGAGTCCTCAGCAACAGCCGGACGCGCCCACGACGCTGTGAGGGCGCCAGCCCTGTGCTCTTCGCCGTTG GGGGTGGCAGCCTGTTTGCCATTCATGGAGACTGCGAGGCGTATGACACCAGGACAGACCGCTGGCACATGGTGGCGTCCATGTCCACTCGGCGGGCACGGGTGGGCGTGGCAGCCATTGGGAACAGACTTTATGCTGTTGGAGG GTATGATGGCACCTCAGACCTCGCAACAGTGGAGTCCTACGACCCCATCACTAACTCCTGGCAACCTGAGGTTTCCATGGGCACACGACGGAGCTGTTTGGGTGTAGCGGTCCTGCATGGCCTGCTGTACGCTGCTGGCGGTTATGATGGAGCTTCCTGCCTCAATAG tgCAGAGCGTTACGACCCTCTGACCAGTACATGGACCTCCATTGCTGCCATGAGCACCCGTAGGAGATATGTCCGAGTAGCAACGCTGG ATAGCAGCTTGTATGCAGTGGGAGGTTATGACAGCTCCTCACATCTCGCAACAGTGGAGAAGTATGACCCCCAG AGCAACACATGGACAGCCATTGCCAACATGCTGAGTCGGCGCAGTAGTGCCGGGGTGGCCGTGCTGGACGGCATGCTGTATGTCGCAGGAGGCAACGACGGCACCAGCTGCCTGAACTCTGTGGAGCGGTTCAACCCCAAGGCCAACACCTGGGAGGGAGTGGCCCCCATGAACATACGCAG GAGCACCCATGACCTGGTGGCTATGGATGGCTGGTTATACGCAGTGGGAGGTAACGATGGCAGCTCCAGTCTCAACTCCATCGAGAAGTACAACCCGCGCAGCAACAAATGGGTCGCGGCCTCCTGCATGTTCACCCGGCGCAGCAGTGTGGGCGTGGCTGTGTTGGAGCTGCTGAACTTCCCACCACCTTCCTCACCCACACTCTCGGTTTCCTCCACCAGCCTTTGA
- the klhl17 gene encoding kelch-like protein 17 isoform X1: MGTITETMVTMIAQDTCHNPSRSTKLSQLRSRQEPATATSGTMMEGGMQLLNRDGHSISHNSKRHYHDSFVSMNRMRQRGLLCDIVLHVSNKEIKAHKVVLASCSPYFHAMFTNEMSESRQTHVTLHDIDCQALEQLVQYSYTAEIVVGEGNVQTLLPAASLLQLNGVRDACCKFLLSQLDPSNCLGIRGFADTHSCSDLLKSAHKYVLQHFVEVSKTEEFMLLPLKQVLDLISSDNLNVPSEEEVYRAVLSWVKHDIDGRRQHVPWLMKCVRLPLLRRDFLMSNVDTELLVRHHSECKDLLIEALKYHLMPEQRGVLSNSRTRPRRCEGASPVLFAVGQCAPEGGGSLFAIHGDCEAYDTRTDRWHMVASMSTRRARVGVAAIGNRLYAVGGYDGTSDLATVESYDPITNSWQPEVSMGTRRSCLGVAVLHGLLYAAGGYDGASCLNSAERYDPLTSTWTSIAAMSTRRRYVRVATLDSSLYAVGGYDSSSHLATVEKYDPQSNTWTAIANMLSRRSSAGVAVLDGMLYVAGGNDGTSCLNSVERFNPKANTWEGVAPMNIRRSTHDLVAMDGWLYAVGGNDGSSSLNSIEKYNPRSNKWVAASCMFTRRSSVGVAVLELLNFPPPSSPTLSVSSTSL; the protein is encoded by the exons ATGGGCACTATAACAGAAACAATGGTTACAATGATTGCTCAGGACACCTGTCATAATCCCAGCAGATCAACTAAACTCTCGCAG TTGCGGTCCAGGCAAGAGCCAGCGACCGCCACATCAGGCACGATGATGGAGGGGGGCATGCAGCTGCTCAACCGCGATGGCCACAGCATCTCGCACAACTCGAAGCGTCACTACCACGACTCCTTCGTGTCCATGAACCGGATGCGACAGCGCGGCCTGCTGTGTGACATTGTGCTCCATGTCTCCAACAAAGAAATCAAGGCACACAAAGTGGTGCTGGCATCCTGCAGCCCCTACTTCCACGCTATGTTTACCA ATGAGATGTCGGAGAGTCGGCAGACCCATGTGACCCTCCATGACATCGACTGTCAGGCTTTGGAGCAGCTGGTCCAGTACAGCTACACAGCAGAGATTGTGGTCGGGGAAGGCAACGTGCAG ACGTTGCTCCCAGCAGCCAGCCTGCTGCAGCTCAACGGGGTGCGGGACGCCTGCTGCAAGTTCCTCCTCAGCCAGCTGGACCCCTCTAACTGCCTGGGTATCCGAGGCTTCGCTGACACGCACTCCTGCAGCGACCTGCTCAAGTCGGCACACAAGTACGTCCTGCAGCACTTTGTGGAGGTTTCCAAGACAGAGGAGTTCATGCTGCTGCCGCTGAAACAG GTCCTGGATTTGATCTCCAGTGACAATCTCAACGTGCCATCTGAAGAGGAAGTTTACCGGGCTGTGTTGAGCTGGGTGAAACATGATATAGATGGACGCAGGCAACATGTACCTTGG CTGATGAAGTGTGTGCGGCTGCCCCTGCTGAGGCGAGACTTTCTGATGAGCAACgtggacacagagctgctggtgcGACACCACTCGGAGTGCAAGGACCTCCTGATCGAGGCTCTCAAGTACCACCTAATGCCTGAGCAGAGGGGAGTCCTCAGCAACAGCCGGACGCGCCCACGACGCTGTGAGGGCGCCAGCCCTGTGCTCTTCGCCGTTGGTCAGTGTGCCCCTGAAG GGGGTGGCAGCCTGTTTGCCATTCATGGAGACTGCGAGGCGTATGACACCAGGACAGACCGCTGGCACATGGTGGCGTCCATGTCCACTCGGCGGGCACGGGTGGGCGTGGCAGCCATTGGGAACAGACTTTATGCTGTTGGAGG GTATGATGGCACCTCAGACCTCGCAACAGTGGAGTCCTACGACCCCATCACTAACTCCTGGCAACCTGAGGTTTCCATGGGCACACGACGGAGCTGTTTGGGTGTAGCGGTCCTGCATGGCCTGCTGTACGCTGCTGGCGGTTATGATGGAGCTTCCTGCCTCAATAG tgCAGAGCGTTACGACCCTCTGACCAGTACATGGACCTCCATTGCTGCCATGAGCACCCGTAGGAGATATGTCCGAGTAGCAACGCTGG ATAGCAGCTTGTATGCAGTGGGAGGTTATGACAGCTCCTCACATCTCGCAACAGTGGAGAAGTATGACCCCCAG AGCAACACATGGACAGCCATTGCCAACATGCTGAGTCGGCGCAGTAGTGCCGGGGTGGCCGTGCTGGACGGCATGCTGTATGTCGCAGGAGGCAACGACGGCACCAGCTGCCTGAACTCTGTGGAGCGGTTCAACCCCAAGGCCAACACCTGGGAGGGAGTGGCCCCCATGAACATACGCAG GAGCACCCATGACCTGGTGGCTATGGATGGCTGGTTATACGCAGTGGGAGGTAACGATGGCAGCTCCAGTCTCAACTCCATCGAGAAGTACAACCCGCGCAGCAACAAATGGGTCGCGGCCTCCTGCATGTTCACCCGGCGCAGCAGTGTGGGCGTGGCTGTGTTGGAGCTGCTGAACTTCCCACCACCTTCCTCACCCACACTCTCGGTTTCCTCCACCAGCCTTTGA
- the klhl17 gene encoding kelch-like protein 17 isoform X3, translating into MMEGGMQLLNRDGHSISHNSKRHYHDSFVSMNRMRQRGLLCDIVLHVSNKEIKAHKVVLASCSPYFHAMFTNEMSESRQTHVTLHDIDCQALEQLVQYSYTAEIVVGEGNVQTLLPAASLLQLNGVRDACCKFLLSQLDPSNCLGIRGFADTHSCSDLLKSAHKYVLQHFVEVSKTEEFMLLPLKQVLDLISSDNLNVPSEEEVYRAVLSWVKHDIDGRRQHVPWLMKCVRLPLLRRDFLMSNVDTELLVRHHSECKDLLIEALKYHLMPEQRGVLSNSRTRPRRCEGASPVLFAVGQCAPEGGGSLFAIHGDCEAYDTRTDRWHMVASMSTRRARVGVAAIGNRLYAVGGYDGTSDLATVESYDPITNSWQPEVSMGTRRSCLGVAVLHGLLYAAGGYDGASCLNSAERYDPLTSTWTSIAAMSTRRRYVRVATLDSSLYAVGGYDSSSHLATVEKYDPQSNTWTAIANMLSRRSSAGVAVLDGMLYVAGGNDGTSCLNSVERFNPKANTWEGVAPMNIRRSTHDLVAMDGWLYAVGGNDGSSSLNSIEKYNPRSNKWVAASCMFTRRSSVGVAVLELLNFPPPSSPTLSVSSTSL; encoded by the exons ATGATGGAGGGGGGCATGCAGCTGCTCAACCGCGATGGCCACAGCATCTCGCACAACTCGAAGCGTCACTACCACGACTCCTTCGTGTCCATGAACCGGATGCGACAGCGCGGCCTGCTGTGTGACATTGTGCTCCATGTCTCCAACAAAGAAATCAAGGCACACAAAGTGGTGCTGGCATCCTGCAGCCCCTACTTCCACGCTATGTTTACCA ATGAGATGTCGGAGAGTCGGCAGACCCATGTGACCCTCCATGACATCGACTGTCAGGCTTTGGAGCAGCTGGTCCAGTACAGCTACACAGCAGAGATTGTGGTCGGGGAAGGCAACGTGCAG ACGTTGCTCCCAGCAGCCAGCCTGCTGCAGCTCAACGGGGTGCGGGACGCCTGCTGCAAGTTCCTCCTCAGCCAGCTGGACCCCTCTAACTGCCTGGGTATCCGAGGCTTCGCTGACACGCACTCCTGCAGCGACCTGCTCAAGTCGGCACACAAGTACGTCCTGCAGCACTTTGTGGAGGTTTCCAAGACAGAGGAGTTCATGCTGCTGCCGCTGAAACAG GTCCTGGATTTGATCTCCAGTGACAATCTCAACGTGCCATCTGAAGAGGAAGTTTACCGGGCTGTGTTGAGCTGGGTGAAACATGATATAGATGGACGCAGGCAACATGTACCTTGG CTGATGAAGTGTGTGCGGCTGCCCCTGCTGAGGCGAGACTTTCTGATGAGCAACgtggacacagagctgctggtgcGACACCACTCGGAGTGCAAGGACCTCCTGATCGAGGCTCTCAAGTACCACCTAATGCCTGAGCAGAGGGGAGTCCTCAGCAACAGCCGGACGCGCCCACGACGCTGTGAGGGCGCCAGCCCTGTGCTCTTCGCCGTTGGTCAGTGTGCCCCTGAAG GGGGTGGCAGCCTGTTTGCCATTCATGGAGACTGCGAGGCGTATGACACCAGGACAGACCGCTGGCACATGGTGGCGTCCATGTCCACTCGGCGGGCACGGGTGGGCGTGGCAGCCATTGGGAACAGACTTTATGCTGTTGGAGG GTATGATGGCACCTCAGACCTCGCAACAGTGGAGTCCTACGACCCCATCACTAACTCCTGGCAACCTGAGGTTTCCATGGGCACACGACGGAGCTGTTTGGGTGTAGCGGTCCTGCATGGCCTGCTGTACGCTGCTGGCGGTTATGATGGAGCTTCCTGCCTCAATAG tgCAGAGCGTTACGACCCTCTGACCAGTACATGGACCTCCATTGCTGCCATGAGCACCCGTAGGAGATATGTCCGAGTAGCAACGCTGG ATAGCAGCTTGTATGCAGTGGGAGGTTATGACAGCTCCTCACATCTCGCAACAGTGGAGAAGTATGACCCCCAG AGCAACACATGGACAGCCATTGCCAACATGCTGAGTCGGCGCAGTAGTGCCGGGGTGGCCGTGCTGGACGGCATGCTGTATGTCGCAGGAGGCAACGACGGCACCAGCTGCCTGAACTCTGTGGAGCGGTTCAACCCCAAGGCCAACACCTGGGAGGGAGTGGCCCCCATGAACATACGCAG GAGCACCCATGACCTGGTGGCTATGGATGGCTGGTTATACGCAGTGGGAGGTAACGATGGCAGCTCCAGTCTCAACTCCATCGAGAAGTACAACCCGCGCAGCAACAAATGGGTCGCGGCCTCCTGCATGTTCACCCGGCGCAGCAGTGTGGGCGTGGCTGTGTTGGAGCTGCTGAACTTCCCACCACCTTCCTCACCCACACTCTCGGTTTCCTCCACCAGCCTTTGA